The genomic DNA CGACGAACTCGTGGAACTCGGCGGGCACTGGTTCCGCGCCGCCGATTACGTCGCCAAGCACGGACCCCGGCGCGAAGGCGGACCGCAGGAAGCCCCGCCATTCGAGCACGTCCTGGCGGCCGACGAGATGCTCGCGACCGCCCTCACCCTCGCCACGAGCGATGCCGACCGCGAGGCCCTCATCGCCAACGTCGCCCTCGAGCCCCAGATTGATTTCGAGGAGGCCAACGGCATACGCGACCTCAACCGCGTCCGGCTCCTCCTGGGCTTGAAGCCCCTCCGGATCGACGTCAAACTCTGCGAAGCCGGACGCGACCATTCCAAGGACATGGTCGAGAAAAAGTTTTTCAGCCACGACTCGCCGGTTCCGGGCAAGGCCACGCCCTGGGACCGCGCCAAGCGGTTCGGCACCACCGCCCATGCCGAGAACATCGCCGCCGGCGCACGCACAGGACCTGAAACCAACCTGCAATGGTTCCACAGCCCGGGACACCACAAGAACATGCTCGGCAACCACTCGCGCATCGGCCTGGGACGCTACGAAAACACATGGACGGAAATGTTCGGATGACGCGACCGCCCCTCACGTCGGCCGATTTGCGGAGGCAGACACCGCCAGCGCATCCGCCAGAAGTTTCATCGGCTGACGGACTACAGGCCGGTGCCCTGGACCGCGGGGCAGGATGGAACCGCTGCGGTCGGGTTGCGTCCAATCATTAGGGAGCAGGTAACCCGGACCTCGTTAAGGGCCCTCCGATGCTACGCCCATCGCTCCTTGCAGCAATGGTTCTCCTCGTCACCAGCGGGTGCTCCAGTGCCCCGCTTGGGCCCGATAGCGCTGCGGCCCCGCAACGAGTCTTCTACTACGCTTGGTCCGGCGTGAGCCCAGGGGCAGACTTTACCTTCACATCGGTTCACGCTTTTGAAATCGACCTCACGGGCAGGCGCATCCGCGGTCTGCGCCAGTCGGCCAGCGCGCCCGACCCCATGCTTCCACATGAGGAAGAGAA from Planctomycetota bacterium includes the following:
- a CDS encoding CAP domain-containing protein, whose amino-acid sequence is MTRNSLVALVLLAATTIQTPLQAADPTPTLTADQRRQVTDLLNVFRRAKAEPDKRAEAVGGILAIGGPAPAQLLGLINKEFVPLQTRYRADFFKAARDVLRQRFTDRNPNEVDTLRGTVLALGRKADLSKEEIVAKGDPAMAKLNELLWIDPKDVLAAAPSLKTQRDELVELGGHWFRAADYVAKHGPRREGGPQEAPPFEHVLAADEMLATALTLATSDADREALIANVALEPQIDFEEANGIRDLNRVRLLLGLKPLRIDVKLCEAGRDHSKDMVEKKFFSHDSPVPGKATPWDRAKRFGTTAHAENIAAGARTGPETNLQWFHSPGHHKNMLGNHSRIGLGRYENTWTEMFG